The following are encoded together in the Fundulus heteroclitus isolate FHET01 chromosome 19, MU-UCD_Fhet_4.1, whole genome shotgun sequence genome:
- the fcf1 gene encoding rRNA-processing protein FCF1 homolog, whose amino-acid sequence MGKQKTKKFAAMKRMINLRDQRIKEKDRAKPKEKKKKDPSELKEREVTKYPSCLFFQYNTQLGPPYHILVDTNFINFSIKAKLDIVQSMMDCLYAKCIPYITDCVMAEIEKLGMKYRVALRIAKDPRFERLPCTHKGTYADDCLVQRVTQHKCYILATVDRDLKRRVRKIPGVPIMYISNHRYNIERMPDDYGAPRF is encoded by the exons ATG gGGAAACAGAAGACAAAGAAGTTTGCTGCGATGAAAAGAATGATTAATCTTAGAGATCAAAGGAT aaaagaaaaggacCGTGCtaaaccaaaagaaaagaagaagaaagatcCTTCCGAACTTAAGGAGCGGGAAGT CACAAAGTATCCGTCATGCCTGTTCTTCCAGTACAACACTCAGCTTGGCCCGCCGTACCACATTCTTGTCGATACCAATTTCATCAACTTTTCCATTAAGGCCAAGCTGGACATTGTTCAGTCTATGATGGACTGCTTGTACGCTAAAT GTATACCTTATATCACAGACTGTGTGATGGCCGAGATCGAGAAGCTCGGAATGAAATATAGAGTTGCTCTTAG GATAGCCAAGGATCCACGCTTTGAGCGCCTGCCATGCACACATAAGGGAACATACGCTGATGACTGTTTAGTCCAAAGGGTGACCCAG CACAAGTGTTACATCCTGGCCACCGTGGACAGAGATCTGAAGAGAAGAGTGAGGAAGATACCAGGAGTGCCCATCATGTACATCTCAAATCACAG GTATAATATTGAGCGGATGCCTGACGACTATGGTGCTCCAAGGTTTTAA